The DNA region GAAAGCGAAGACATGATACCACGCCCTGGATGGTGCCCCGTTCTTTCAAATTCGCGCCGGGCCTCGATGCCAAGAGCGGCGATGTAATCGTAGGCCGTCGAAACAAAGACGAGAACGAGGTACAGGGGCTCAAAAACGCCGTAGAAGTACAGAGAGGATAGGAGCAAAAAGATTCGCAGCGGACGCGTTTTCTTCCGTAAGAAGTGACCGACGGTGATCGTGATCAGAAAGAAAAAGAAGAAATGAAACGATGTAAAATTCATATCTGCTGCGGACAGTAGCAGAAAACTCCGGCCTCATGCCGGGTCAAAAACAATTTGACAGCATCTGGTGCATGGAGGAGTGAAAACCATGAAGAAAATTCTCGTCCTGTCTCTTATGATGACAGCTCTGATTGCCCTGGTCTCTTGCGGAAAGAAAAAGCCCGACGGCTCTCAATATGAAGCCGTATGCGCCAAGGTCGCGAAATGCGACAAACAGATGGCCGCCTTCCCCGAAATCGACAAACATTGCGTGAAGATGTTCGTTTCCCTCGAGCAGAAGCTGCCCGCTGCCGTTTCCCCGGCCGTTGAATGCATCAACAACACGCCTTGCGAAGAGCTGAGCTTCGCAAAATGCTCCGAGGGAATGGCCCAGAATCTACAGGGCATGATCCCTGGACTTCCCCAGCAATAAGCCTTTTAGGACATAGCCGGTTTACATCCGGCTATGTCCGGTCGTCTTCATCGAACGAACGGATCGACCGCAGAGTACCGTCAGGAGAGGCGGGCCGTTGCCGAAAGCTCTTCACAGAGCTGCGTTGCCCTGAAGTCATACGTCCATTCCTCTCTATTCAGAGTCAGCACCTTGCCATCATTCTTATGCTGGAACTGAAACCAGAAGGCCCATCCGTCCACGTCAAGCGGCGGCGTAAAATCGGCTTCGGGCAGGATCTCGCGAAAGATCGGAATGTCCGAAAGGTACACGGGCTTCTTGAAATAAAGGGCCTCAAGGGCGGGAAGACCGAATCCTTCATGCAGGCTTGAGAAGAAAAGAGCCTTTGCATTCTCATACAGCCAGAAGAGTTCTGCATCGGACGGCGAGGGCACGTAGAAGATTCCGCCTTCGGTCAGGCGATTTGCCTGCAGCTCTTCAAGAAGCGGGCTGACCTTCCATCCCGGGCTGCCGGCGATCACAAGGGCGGGCAGATACGAATTCGAAAGCCGGGCCTTTCGATACGCGTGAATCAGCGTATCAAAGTTCTTTCGCGCCTCAAGCGTGCCGACGGCGAGAAAGAATTCTTTCACGTCGCCCGGCAGCGACTGTGGAGGCATACGGTTTTCCGGGGGAATGCTCATACCCGGATAAAGAACGCTTAACCTGCGCGCATCGACGCCCGGCACGGTTCGCATAATATCGTTTCGCGTCGTCGACGAGAGGCAGAGAACTCTGTCGGCCGCAAGGATACTCTCTTTAAGAAACATACGCGAATAGACGCGATTCCATCCT from Leptonema illini DSM 21528 includes:
- a CDS encoding glycosyltransferase family 4 protein, with the translated sequence MKILVDARPLITFGNGNARYLSGMLDAAVKHRPDWHWQLISPKGLHSGYAGIFARPNVEITIDRSLFAKSGPTWLHGRVPTLVNEIRPDLFWSTLFLLPHNYRKRTDVPVIMNVHDVNPFVAPETMKGWNRVYSRMFLKESILAADRVLCLSSTTRNDIMRTVPGVDARRLSVLYPGMSIPPENRMPPQSLPGDVKEFFLAVGTLEARKNFDTLIHAYRKARLSNSYLPALVIAGSPGWKVSPLLEELQANRLTEGGIFYVPSPSDAELFWLYENAKALFFSSLHEGFGLPALEALYFKKPVYLSDIPIFREILPEADFTPPLDVDGWAFWFQFQHKNDGKVLTLNREEWTYDFRATQLCEELSATARLS